In the genome of Streptomyces sp. NBC_00190, one region contains:
- a CDS encoding TetR/AcrR family transcriptional regulator: MVAVTSPKQGSTHGPKQARSRVTRRHLLEAAVSCLAEHGWAGSTVSVVAERAGVSRGAAQHHFPTREDLFTAAVEYVAEERSTALRELFHAGPAARASVVEALVDLYTGTLFRAALQLWVAASNEEQLRPRVTELEARVGRETHRIAVELLGADESVPGVRETVQGLLDMARGLGLANVLTDDTARRARVVAQWARILDAALG; the protein is encoded by the coding sequence GTGGTCGCTGTGACCAGCCCGAAGCAGGGCTCCACGCACGGGCCGAAGCAGGCCCGCAGCCGCGTCACCCGCCGGCACCTCCTGGAGGCCGCCGTCTCCTGCCTGGCCGAACACGGCTGGGCCGGCTCCACCGTCTCCGTCGTCGCCGAACGCGCCGGCGTCTCGCGCGGCGCGGCCCAGCACCACTTCCCGACCCGCGAGGACCTCTTCACCGCGGCCGTCGAGTACGTCGCCGAGGAGCGGTCCACGGCCCTGCGCGAGCTCTTCCACGCCGGTCCCGCCGCCCGCGCCTCCGTGGTGGAGGCGCTCGTGGACCTGTACACGGGCACTCTCTTCCGGGCCGCGCTCCAGCTGTGGGTGGCCGCCTCCAACGAGGAGCAGCTGCGCCCCCGGGTCACCGAACTGGAGGCCCGCGTCGGCCGCGAGACCCACCGGATCGCCGTCGAACTGCTGGGCGCCGACGAGTCCGTTCCGGGCGTACGCGAGACCGTGCAGGGCCTCCTCGACATGGCCCGCGGCCTCGGCCTGGCCAATGTCCTCACCGACGACACGGCCCGGCGCGCACGCGTGGTCGCCCAGTGGGCCCGCATCCTGGACGCGGCCCTGGGCTGA
- a CDS encoding enoyl-CoA hydratase family protein encodes MPPLVHAAQATGVATLTLDSPANRNALSEALVADLRAALATAAADPAVRALVLTHTGTTFCAGADLKSPSAPADFVALLREIAELPKPVVARVTGHVRAGGLGLLGVCDIAAAGPQSSYAFTETHLGLAPAVISMPLLPRLDPRAAARYFLTAERFDAAEATRIGLLTLHADDVDEALEPVLAGLRKASPQGLAATKALTAASVREALERDGARLTELSAELFASAEAREGITARFERRDPSWSL; translated from the coding sequence ATGCCCCCACTCGTGCACGCCGCGCAAGCGACCGGCGTAGCCACGCTCACCCTGGACTCCCCGGCCAACCGCAACGCGCTGTCCGAAGCCCTCGTCGCAGACCTCCGCGCCGCCCTCGCCACCGCCGCCGCGGACCCGGCGGTCCGCGCCCTCGTCCTCACCCACACCGGCACCACCTTCTGCGCGGGCGCCGACCTCAAGTCCCCGTCCGCCCCGGCCGACTTCGTGGCCCTGCTCCGGGAGATCGCCGAACTGCCCAAGCCGGTCGTCGCCCGCGTCACCGGCCACGTCCGGGCCGGCGGCCTCGGGCTGCTCGGCGTCTGCGACATCGCCGCCGCCGGACCGCAGTCCTCGTACGCCTTCACCGAGACCCACCTCGGCCTCGCGCCCGCCGTGATCTCCATGCCGCTGCTCCCGCGCCTCGACCCGCGCGCCGCCGCCCGCTACTTCCTCACCGCCGAGCGCTTCGACGCCGCCGAAGCCACCCGGATCGGCCTGCTGACCCTGCACGCCGACGACGTCGACGAGGCCCTGGAGCCCGTCCTCGCCGGCCTGCGCAAGGCCTCCCCGCAGGGCCTGGCCGCCACCAAGGCGCTGACCGCCGCCTCCGTACGCGAGGCCCTGGAGCGCGACGGCGCCCGCCTGACGGAGCTGTCCGCGGAACTCTTCGCCTCCGCCGAGGCCCGCGAGGGAATCACCGCCCGCTTCGAGCGCCGGGACCCGTCGTGGTCGCTGTGA
- a CDS encoding metal-dependent transcriptional regulator, which yields MSGLIDTTEMYLRTILELEEEGVVPMRARIAERLDQSGPTVSQTVARMERDGLVAVASDRHLELTEEGRRLATRVMRKHRLAECLLVDVIGLEWEQVHAEACRWEHVMSEAVERRVLELLRHPTESPYGNPIPGLEELGEKAEADPFLADGMISLAELDAGTDGKTVVVRRIGEPIQTDAQLMYTLRRAGVQPGSVVSVTASPGGVLVGSGGEAAELEADVASHVFVAKR from the coding sequence ATGTCCGGACTGATCGACACCACGGAGATGTATCTCCGCACCATCCTTGAGCTGGAAGAGGAAGGTGTGGTCCCCATGCGCGCCCGTATCGCCGAGCGGCTCGACCAGAGCGGACCGACGGTGAGCCAGACGGTGGCGCGCATGGAGCGGGACGGCCTGGTGGCCGTCGCCAGCGACCGGCACCTGGAGCTGACGGAGGAGGGGCGGAGGCTGGCGACGCGCGTCATGCGCAAGCACCGGCTCGCCGAATGCCTCCTCGTCGACGTCATCGGCCTGGAGTGGGAGCAGGTGCACGCCGAGGCCTGCCGCTGGGAGCACGTGATGAGCGAGGCGGTGGAGCGGCGGGTGCTGGAGCTGCTGCGCCACCCGACCGAGTCGCCGTACGGGAACCCGATCCCGGGCCTGGAGGAGCTGGGGGAGAAGGCCGAGGCGGACCCGTTCCTGGCGGACGGCATGATCAGCCTGGCCGAGCTGGACGCGGGCACCGACGGCAAGACCGTGGTCGTGCGCCGGATCGGGGAGCCGATCCAGACGGACGCCCAGCTGATGTACACGCTGCGGCGGGCGGGCGTGCAGCCCGGCTCGGTGGTGAGCGTGACCGCGTCCCCGGGTGGTGTGCTGGTGGGCAGCGGCGGCGAAGCCGCCGAGCTGGAGGCGGATGTGGCCTCTCACGTGTTCGTGGCGAAGCGTTGA
- the pdxH gene encoding pyridoxamine 5'-phosphate oxidase, with amino-acid sequence MARVTDQDLDPATMRKQYRSQIVEEESLAEDPLRQFARWFQQAADAHVFEANAMIVSTATADGRPSSRTVLLKQFDERGFVFFTNYGSRKGRELAENPHVALLFPWHPIARQVVVTGTAARIGRDETAAYFRSRPHGSQLGAWASEQSTVIGSRAELDRRYAELAARYPEGEQVPVPPQWGGIRVTPHEVEFWQGHENRLHDRLRYVREGAESEEWRVERLCP; translated from the coding sequence ATGGCCCGGGTGACCGACCAGGACCTTGACCCCGCCACCATGCGCAAGCAGTACCGCTCGCAGATCGTCGAGGAGGAGAGCCTCGCCGAGGATCCGCTGCGGCAGTTCGCCCGGTGGTTCCAGCAGGCCGCCGACGCGCACGTCTTCGAAGCGAACGCGATGATCGTCTCGACGGCGACCGCCGACGGCCGCCCCAGCTCCCGTACGGTGCTGCTCAAGCAGTTCGACGAGCGGGGTTTCGTCTTCTTCACCAACTACGGATCCCGCAAGGGCCGCGAGCTCGCAGAGAACCCGCACGTCGCCCTGCTGTTCCCCTGGCACCCCATCGCCCGCCAGGTCGTCGTCACCGGCACGGCCGCCCGTATCGGCCGCGACGAGACGGCGGCGTACTTCCGCTCCCGCCCGCACGGCTCGCAGCTGGGGGCCTGGGCCAGCGAGCAGTCCACGGTGATCGGCTCCCGCGCGGAGCTGGACCGCCGCTACGCCGAGCTCGCCGCCCGCTACCCGGAGGGCGAGCAGGTCCCGGTCCCGCCGCAGTGGGGCGGCATCCGGGTCACCCCCCACGAGGTGGAGTTCTGGCAGGGCCACGAGAACCGCCTCCATGACCGCCTGCGGTACGTCCGGGAGGGCGCGGAGTCCGAGGAGTGGCGCGTCGAGCGTCTCTGCCCGTAG
- a CDS encoding SIS domain-containing protein → MSESKLAGQFFDAAIGLLERVRDEEGVRIAEAGSLVADAVAAGNRLFAFGAGHSSLPAQDVVYRAGGLALMNFLAVPGTAGIDVMPATLGSALERVDGLAGAVLDSSPASDGDVLVIISLSGRNALPVEMAMNARAIGLNVIGVTSVAYATGTKSRHVSGTFLKDHCDVVLDSKIAVGDAELTLDGIEAPFAPASTVVTSAIMQAVMAAAAGELAARGVEPPLLRSGNVDGGHEWNGRVMQEYGDRIFFRH, encoded by the coding sequence ATGAGCGAGAGCAAGCTGGCCGGTCAGTTCTTCGACGCCGCCATCGGCCTGCTGGAGCGGGTCCGCGACGAGGAGGGCGTGCGGATCGCCGAGGCCGGCTCCCTCGTCGCCGACGCCGTCGCCGCCGGGAACCGGCTCTTCGCCTTCGGCGCCGGCCACTCCTCGCTCCCCGCCCAGGACGTCGTCTACCGGGCCGGCGGACTGGCCCTGATGAACTTCCTCGCCGTACCGGGCACGGCCGGCATCGACGTCATGCCGGCGACGCTGGGCAGCGCCCTGGAACGGGTCGACGGTCTCGCCGGCGCCGTCCTGGACAGCAGCCCCGCCTCCGACGGCGACGTCCTCGTGATCATCTCCCTCTCGGGGCGCAACGCCCTGCCGGTCGAGATGGCCATGAACGCCCGCGCCATCGGTCTCAATGTGATCGGCGTGACCTCGGTGGCGTACGCGACCGGGACCAAGTCACGGCACGTCTCGGGCACCTTCCTCAAGGACCACTGTGACGTCGTCCTCGACAGCAAGATCGCGGTCGGCGACGCCGAGCTGACCCTCGACGGCATCGAGGCGCCCTTCGCCCCCGCCTCCACCGTCGTGACCAGCGCGATCATGCAGGCGGTCATGGCGGCGGCCGCCGGCGAGCTCGCCGCCCGCGGCGTGGAGCCGCCGCTGCTGCGTTCGGGCAACGTCGACGGCGGCCACGAGTGGAACGGCCGCGTCATGCAGGAGTACGGCGACCGGATCTTCTTCCGCCACTAG
- a CDS encoding citrate synthase 2: MSDFVPGLEGVVAFETEIAEPDKEGGALRYRGVDIEDLVGHVSFGNVWGLLVDGAFNPGLPAAEPFPIPVHSGDIRVDVQSALAMLAPVWGLKPLLDIDERTARDDLARAAVMALSYVAQSARGQGLPMVPQREIDKAESVVERFMIRWRGEPDPKHVKAVDAYWTSAAEHGMNASTFTARVIASTGADVAAALSGAVGAMSGPLHGGAPSRVLGMIEEIERTGDAVAYVKKALDKGERLMGFGHRVYRAEDPRARVLRRTAKELDAPRYEVAAALEKAALEELHARRPDRVLATNVEFWAAIMLDFAEVPAHMFTSMFSCARTAGWSAHILEQKRTGRLVRPSARYIGPGRRDPRDIVGYADIAETA, translated from the coding sequence ATGTCCGACTTCGTACCCGGGCTCGAAGGGGTCGTCGCGTTCGAGACGGAGATCGCCGAACCGGACAAGGAAGGCGGTGCGCTCCGCTACCGCGGAGTAGACATCGAGGACCTCGTCGGTCACGTCTCCTTCGGGAACGTCTGGGGTCTGCTGGTCGACGGTGCTTTCAACCCCGGCCTGCCCGCCGCCGAGCCCTTCCCCATCCCGGTCCACTCCGGCGACATCCGCGTCGACGTACAGTCCGCGCTCGCCATGCTCGCCCCCGTGTGGGGTCTGAAACCGCTCCTGGACATCGACGAGCGCACCGCGCGCGACGATCTCGCGCGGGCGGCCGTCATGGCGCTCTCGTACGTCGCCCAGTCCGCCCGCGGCCAGGGCCTGCCGATGGTGCCGCAGCGGGAGATCGACAAGGCCGAGTCCGTCGTCGAGCGGTTCATGATCCGCTGGCGGGGCGAGCCGGACCCCAAGCACGTCAAGGCCGTCGACGCGTACTGGACCTCGGCCGCCGAGCACGGCATGAACGCCTCCACGTTCACCGCGCGGGTGATCGCTTCGACCGGTGCGGACGTGGCGGCCGCGCTGTCCGGCGCCGTCGGCGCGATGTCCGGGCCGCTGCACGGCGGGGCGCCGTCCCGCGTCCTCGGCATGATCGAGGAGATCGAGCGCACCGGCGACGCCGTGGCGTACGTGAAGAAGGCCCTGGACAAGGGCGAGCGGCTGATGGGCTTCGGGCACCGCGTCTACCGGGCCGAGGACCCGCGTGCGCGCGTGCTGCGGCGTACCGCGAAGGAGCTGGACGCGCCGCGCTACGAGGTGGCCGCCGCGCTGGAGAAGGCCGCGCTGGAGGAGCTGCACGCGCGCCGTCCCGACCGGGTGCTGGCCACCAATGTGGAGTTCTGGGCGGCGATCATGCTGGACTTCGCGGAGGTGCCGGCGCACATGTTCACCTCGATGTTCAGCTGCGCCCGTACCGCCGGCTGGTCGGCGCACATCCTGGAGCAGAAGCGCACGGGCCGCCTGGTGCGTCCGTCGGCCCGCTACATCGGGCCGGGGCGGCGCGACCCCCGCGACATCGTGGGCTACGCGGACATCGCCGAGACGGCCTGA
- a CDS encoding PAS domain-containing protein, translating into MSAFGRNETDDDLLAALLDGMDAALCAFDADGVITHWNREAERILGWSAAEAVGRKGFEGWAVRAADAQDVQDRLMAAQDVPGRQVHEFALLTKDGGRVLVRTQSAGVPGADGKPAGVYCAFSEVHAQIDLERSIALSEALLEDAAWGVVLVDVDLRPAVVNAHAARVLGTGRTALLGRPLGELLVQGVEELEGALQHVLAEGAPPAPVELWVSVRTAEGVRRRCLRCGFLRLASPLAEEPVPLGVGWLFQDVTEARQAQLDTAQLRFRSHQLHRAGRAAAECEDPAEAAAVRLDFALAGFAEHGLLDVLDLSAGPERRRLVRSAVAPPALPGPGSIPVRYEAGHPALQALDRIGSVRSSAPRGEADPRWARTRQWPEGAAHALCTVLRSRGRTLGALTFLRGPSRAAFERADAAYAEEIAARIAADLDLAAQNIP; encoded by the coding sequence GTGAGTGCTTTCGGACGTAACGAGACCGACGACGATCTGCTCGCAGCGCTGCTGGACGGGATGGACGCCGCCTTGTGCGCGTTCGACGCCGACGGCGTGATCACCCACTGGAACCGCGAGGCCGAGCGGATCCTGGGCTGGTCCGCCGCCGAGGCCGTGGGGCGCAAGGGCTTCGAGGGATGGGCGGTGCGCGCCGCCGACGCGCAGGACGTGCAGGACAGACTCATGGCCGCCCAGGACGTGCCCGGCCGGCAGGTGCACGAGTTCGCGCTGCTGACCAAGGACGGCGGGCGCGTCCTCGTACGCACCCAGTCGGCCGGGGTGCCGGGCGCGGACGGGAAACCCGCCGGGGTGTACTGCGCCTTCAGCGAGGTGCACGCGCAGATCGACCTGGAACGGTCCATCGCGCTGAGCGAGGCCCTGCTGGAGGACGCCGCGTGGGGCGTCGTCCTCGTGGACGTCGACCTGCGGCCCGCCGTGGTCAACGCGCACGCCGCGCGCGTCCTCGGGACCGGGCGCACCGCCCTGCTCGGCCGCCCGCTCGGGGAACTGCTCGTCCAGGGCGTGGAGGAGCTGGAGGGCGCCCTCCAGCACGTGCTCGCGGAGGGGGCGCCGCCCGCGCCGGTGGAGCTGTGGGTGTCGGTGCGCACCGCGGAGGGTGTACGGCGGCGCTGCCTGCGGTGCGGATTCCTGCGGCTGGCCTCGCCGCTGGCGGAGGAGCCGGTGCCGCTCGGGGTCGGCTGGCTGTTCCAGGACGTCACCGAGGCCCGGCAGGCCCAGCTGGACACCGCGCAGCTGCGCTTCCGGTCCCACCAGCTGCACCGCGCGGGGCGGGCCGCCGCCGAGTGCGAGGATCCGGCCGAGGCCGCGGCCGTGCGCCTGGACTTCGCCCTCGCCGGCTTCGCCGAGCACGGGCTGCTCGACGTACTGGACCTGTCGGCCGGCCCCGAGCGGCGCAGGCTCGTGCGGTCCGCGGTCGCGCCGCCCGCGCTGCCGGGGCCCGGGTCGATCCCCGTGCGGTACGAGGCCGGGCATCCGGCGCTGCAGGCGCTCGACCGGATCGGCTCGGTGCGCAGTAGCGCCCCGCGCGGGGAGGCGGACCCGCGGTGGGCGCGGACCCGCCAGTGGCCGGAGGGCGCGGCGCACGCGCTGTGCACGGTGCTGCGCAGCCGGGGGCGGACGCTGGGCGCGCTGACCTTCCTGCGCGGGCCGTCGCGGGCCGCCTTCGAGCGCGCGGACGCGGCGTACGCGGAGGAGATCGCGGCCCGGATCGCGGCCGACCTGGACCTCGCGGCCCAGAACATCCCTTAG
- a CDS encoding alpha/beta fold hydrolase, translating into MVQRIDVTGSDGVRLAAWEFREPQSHPAAAAEPPSGEAGSRPAVLLLHGLMGRAFHWAGTARWLGEHRRVIALDQRGHGQSDRPSGGPYTREAFVADAEAVIEQLGLAPVTLIGHSMGALTAWQLAARRPDLVEALVICDMRASALGEASQQEWEDWFHRWPLPFPTQDAARRWFGEDDPRVERPDPGRGAFFAEVMHEAADGWRPLFSRRQMLTARETWVHDAHWEELAQVSCPALVVRGLDGELGRAEAQEMVRVLPAGQYAEIPDAGHYLHYDQPTAWRAALEPFLDGIKAAQI; encoded by the coding sequence GTGGTACAGCGCATCGATGTGACAGGGTCCGACGGCGTACGCCTGGCCGCCTGGGAGTTCCGCGAACCGCAGTCGCATCCGGCGGCGGCGGCCGAACCGCCGTCGGGTGAGGCCGGCTCCCGCCCGGCGGTGCTGTTACTCCACGGGCTCATGGGCCGCGCCTTCCACTGGGCCGGTACCGCGCGCTGGCTCGGCGAGCACCGCCGCGTCATCGCCCTCGACCAGCGCGGCCACGGCCAGAGCGACCGCCCGTCGGGCGGCCCGTACACGCGGGAAGCCTTCGTGGCCGACGCCGAAGCCGTCATCGAGCAGCTCGGCCTCGCCCCCGTGACGCTGATCGGCCACTCCATGGGCGCCCTGACCGCCTGGCAGCTCGCCGCCCGCCGCCCGGACCTGGTCGAAGCCCTGGTCATCTGCGACATGCGCGCCTCGGCCCTCGGCGAAGCCTCGCAGCAGGAGTGGGAGGACTGGTTCCACCGCTGGCCCCTGCCCTTCCCCACCCAGGACGCGGCCCGCCGCTGGTTCGGCGAGGACGACCCCCGGGTGGAGCGCCCCGACCCCGGCCGAGGCGCCTTCTTCGCCGAGGTCATGCACGAGGCCGCGGACGGCTGGCGCCCGCTCTTCTCCCGCCGCCAGATGCTGACGGCCCGCGAGACCTGGGTCCACGACGCCCACTGGGAGGAACTGGCCCAAGTCAGCTGCCCCGCCCTCGTGGTCCGCGGCCTGGACGGTGAACTGGGCCGGGCCGAAGCCCAGGAAATGGTCCGCGTCCTCCCGGCCGGCCAGTACGCGGAAATCCCGGACGCGGGCCACTACCTCCACTACGACCAGCCGACGGCCTGGCGCGCCGCCCTGGAACCCTTCCTCGACGGCATCAAGGCAGCTCAGATCTGA
- a CDS encoding acyl-CoA dehydrogenase family protein, with protein MSPVIETEEHKALRTAVAALGQKYGRAYLAGLAREGGHPDELWADAAKLGYLGVSLPEEYGGGGGGITELSIVLEELGAAGCPLLMMVVSPAICGTVISRFGTEDQKRSWLPGLADGSRTMAFGITEPDAGSNSHRITTTARRDGDDWILTGRKVFISGVDIADATLIVGRTEDARTGRLKPCLFIVPRDAPGFTHSPIDMELQAAEKQFELALDEVRLPADALVGEEDAGLLQLFAGLNPERIMTAAFAIGMGRYALAKAVDYAKTRQVWKDPIGAHQAVAHPLAAAHIELELARLMMQKAAHLYDAGDDMGAGEAANMAKYAAAEACVRAVDQSVHTLGGNGLTREYGLASLITAARVARIAPVSREMILNFVSHQTLGLPKSY; from the coding sequence CCGCGCCTACCTCGCCGGCCTCGCCCGCGAGGGCGGCCACCCCGACGAGCTGTGGGCCGACGCCGCCAAGCTCGGCTATCTCGGCGTCAGCCTGCCCGAGGAGTACGGCGGCGGTGGCGGCGGCATCACCGAACTGTCCATCGTCCTCGAAGAGCTCGGGGCCGCGGGCTGCCCCCTCCTCATGATGGTCGTCTCACCCGCCATCTGCGGCACGGTCATCTCCCGCTTCGGCACCGAGGACCAGAAGCGGTCCTGGCTCCCGGGCCTCGCCGACGGCAGCCGCACCATGGCCTTCGGCATCACCGAACCCGACGCCGGCTCCAACTCCCACCGCATCACCACGACCGCCCGCCGCGACGGCGACGACTGGATCCTCACCGGCCGCAAGGTCTTCATCTCCGGCGTCGACATCGCCGACGCCACCCTCATCGTCGGCCGCACCGAAGACGCCCGCACCGGCCGTCTCAAGCCGTGCCTGTTCATCGTCCCCAGGGATGCCCCCGGCTTCACGCACTCGCCGATCGACATGGAACTCCAGGCGGCGGAGAAGCAGTTCGAACTGGCCCTGGACGAGGTACGGCTGCCCGCCGACGCCCTGGTCGGCGAAGAGGACGCGGGCCTCCTCCAGCTCTTCGCCGGACTCAACCCCGAACGCATCATGACCGCCGCCTTCGCCATCGGCATGGGCCGCTACGCCCTCGCCAAGGCCGTCGACTACGCCAAGACCCGCCAGGTCTGGAAGGACCCCATCGGCGCCCACCAGGCCGTGGCACACCCGCTGGCCGCAGCCCACATCGAGCTGGAACTGGCCCGCCTGATGATGCAGAAGGCCGCCCATCTCTACGACGCGGGCGACGACATGGGCGCGGGCGAGGCCGCGAACATGGCCAAGTACGCCGCCGCCGAGGCCTGCGTGCGCGCGGTGGACCAGTCCGTCCACACCCTCGGGGGCAACGGCCTCACCCGCGAATACGGCCTGGCCTCCTTGATCACCGCCGCCCGCGTGGCCCGTATCGCCCCGGTCAGCCGCGAGATGATCCTCAACTTCGTCTCCCACCAGACCCTGGGCCTCCCCAAGTCCTACTAA